In a genomic window of Chrysemys picta bellii isolate R12L10 chromosome 1, ASM1138683v2, whole genome shotgun sequence:
- the LOC135983912 gene encoding uncharacterized protein LOC135983912: MQSSPAVMAVQSQNRKRAPAWTDREVLDLIAVWGDESVLSKLRSKRRNAKIYEKISKDMSERGYSRDATQCRVKIKELRQGYQKTKEANGRSGSHPQTSRFYEALHSILGAAATTTPPLTVDSEDGILSMAGSSDMLADGEDEEGDEEDEAIDSAHNADFPDSQDLFITLTEIPYQPSPAVNPDTESGEGSATTSATVSQPSLASHSQRLAQIRRRKKRTQEDMFSELMGCSRAQAAQQTQWRENLSQMHQAHMEREERWRQEDQQATQTLLGLMREQTDTLRRLVDVLQERRQEDRAPLQSICNRPPPPPSPIPPSPKVQRRRGGRVRANSHSTLADSSSSRRLSFPKI, translated from the exons atgcagagctctccagcagtgatggccgtgcaatctcagaatagaaagagggccccagcatggactgatcgggaagtcttggatctgatcgctgtgtggggcgatgagtccgtgctttccaagctgcgatccaaaagacggaatgcaaagatttacgagaagatctctaaagacatgtcagagagaggatacagccgggatgcaacgcagtgccgcgtgaaaatcaaggagctgagacaaggctaccagaagaccaaagaggcaaacggacgctctggatcccatccccagacatcccgtttctacgaggcactgcattccatcctaggtgcggctgccaccactaccccaccactgaccgtggactctgaggatgggatattgtccatggccggttcctcggacatgttagcggacggggaagatgaggaaggagatgaggaggacgaggcaatcgacagcgctcacaacgctgatttccccgacagccaggatctcttcatcacccttacagagatcccctaccaaccgtccccagccgttaacccggacacagaatctggggaaggatcagcca ccacatctgcgactgtctcacaacctagcctggcatcacactcccagaggctagcgcagattaggcgtaggaagaagaggacacaagaggacatgttctcggaacttatgggctgctcccgagcccaggcagcacagcagacccagtggcgggagaacttgtcccaaatgcaccaagcacacatggaacgggaggagaggtggcggcaggaagaccagcaggcgactcaaacgctgcttggactaatgagggagcaaacggacacgctccggcgccttgtggatgttctgcaggaacggaggcaggaggacagagccccgctgcagtctatctgtaaccgccctcccccgccaccaagtcccatacccccctcacccaaagtgcaaagaaggaggggcggcagagtccgtgcaaactctcactccacccttgcagacagctctagtagtagaaggctctcattccccaaaatttga